Proteins found in one Paenibacillus sp. FSL R10-2782 genomic segment:
- the rimM gene encoding ribosome maturation factor RimM (Essential for efficient processing of 16S rRNA), with amino-acid sequence MQQLFNVGKIVNTHGIRGELKILTTTDFPEDRFAKGSELLIIPADGKAPIPVTIETARFQKNMVVAKFKEYHNINDVEKYKGSLLKVSAERLGELEENEFYFHEVVGLEVVTEDGEKLGVVKEILTPGANDVWVVTMPDGKELLLPYIEDVILDVNVPEKRVTVRLMEGLL; translated from the coding sequence ATGCAGCAATTGTTTAATGTTGGGAAAATTGTGAATACACACGGAATCCGCGGCGAGCTTAAAATATTAACGACTACTGATTTCCCGGAGGATCGTTTTGCCAAAGGCAGTGAGCTGTTAATCATTCCTGCGGATGGTAAAGCACCGATCCCTGTAACTATTGAAACAGCACGTTTTCAAAAAAATATGGTTGTAGCCAAATTTAAGGAATATCACAACATCAATGATGTTGAAAAGTATAAAGGCAGCTTATTGAAGGTATCCGCTGAACGGCTAGGCGAACTAGAGGAAAATGAGTTCTATTTTCATGAAGTTGTTGGCCTGGAAGTAGTGACAGAAGACGGAGAAAAGCTTGGTGTAGTGAAAGAGATTTTGACACCAGGAGCGAACGATGTATGGGTAGTCACAATGCCCGATGGCAAGGAACTGCTATTGCCGTATATAGAAGATGTCATTTTGGATGTAAATGTGCCTGAAAAACGGGTTACGGTACGGTTGATGGAAGGACTGCTGTAA
- a CDS encoding putative DNA-binding protein, with amino-acid sequence MSQENRLEKTNRINRLFDFYEPLLTEKQQMFLKYYFHDDFSLGEIASEFEISRQAVYEHIKRAEQVLEMYEEKLGLLHKHERRSRDLEELNTALYETFGKIGEPDEGTLQHIHQIVNRLQEL; translated from the coding sequence ATGAGTCAGGAGAATCGGCTGGAAAAGACAAACCGGATTAACCGACTGTTTGACTTTTATGAACCTCTGCTTACGGAGAAGCAACAGATGTTTTTGAAATATTACTTCCATGACGATTTTTCTCTGGGAGAAATTGCTTCGGAATTTGAAATTAGCCGTCAGGCCGTGTATGAGCATATTAAACGTGCCGAGCAGGTGCTGGAAATGTATGAGGAAAAGCTCGGATTGCTCCATAAACACGAGCGCAGAAGCCGAGACCTGGAAGAACTAAATACGGCGTTGTATGAGACCTTCGGTAAAATCGGTGAACCCGATGAAGGCACTTTGCAACATATTCATCAAATTGTAAATCGCCTGCAGGAATTGTAG
- the rpsP gene encoding 30S ribosomal protein S16, producing MAVRIRLKRMGAHKAPFYRVVVSDSRSPRDGRFIEEIGYYNPITVPAVVKIDEDKALKWLQDGAQASDTVRNLLSKAGVLKKFHELKQQK from the coding sequence GTGGCAGTTCGTATTCGTCTGAAACGTATGGGTGCACATAAAGCTCCTTTCTATCGCGTCGTGGTATCGGATTCCCGTTCCCCGCGTGACGGTCGTTTTATCGAAGAAATCGGTTATTACAACCCTATTACAGTACCAGCAGTTGTAAAAATTGATGAAGATAAAGCGTTGAAATGGTTGCAAGATGGTGCACAAGCATCTGATACAGTCCGCAACTTGCTTAGCAAAGCGGGCGTACTGAAAAAGTTCCATGAGCTTAAACAACAGAAATAA
- the ffh gene encoding signal recognition particle protein, which translates to MAFEGLSTRLQNVFSKLRGKGKVSEDDVAQAMREVRLALLEADVNFKVVKDFIAKVKEKSVGKEVMDSFTPGMVIIDIVNKELTELMGGSQAKLAKANKPPTVIMMVGLQGAGKTTTSGKLAKLLQKQNHRPLLVAGDIYRPAAIKQLQVLGEQINAPVFTLGDQTSPVEIAKQGLQHAKDNGNDYVIIDTAGRLHVDEELMEELRQIHANVNPDEVLLVVDSMTGQDAVNVAEHFNTSLELTGVVLTKLDGDTRGGAALSVKAVTGCPIKFASLGEKLDAMEPFHPERMASRILGMGDMLSLIEKAQSNIDADKAKEMERKMRNAEFTFEDFLEQMDQVKKLGPIDQILDMIPGMGNMKQMKDVKVDDKQMGRIEAIVHSMTTQEKQNPDMINHSRRKRIAVGSGTSLAEVNRLIKQFDEMRRMMKQFSDMMGPKGGKNKALKQLKGMGKGLKFPFR; encoded by the coding sequence ATGGCATTTGAAGGATTATCGACCCGCTTGCAAAATGTATTTAGCAAACTGCGCGGCAAAGGAAAAGTGTCTGAGGATGATGTAGCTCAGGCGATGCGCGAAGTACGATTAGCTTTGCTGGAGGCGGACGTTAACTTCAAGGTTGTAAAGGACTTTATTGCCAAGGTGAAGGAGAAATCCGTTGGCAAGGAAGTGATGGACAGCTTTACACCAGGTATGGTAATCATCGACATCGTGAACAAGGAACTGACCGAGTTGATGGGTGGCAGTCAAGCCAAGCTTGCCAAGGCAAACAAACCGCCTACGGTCATTATGATGGTGGGTCTCCAGGGCGCAGGTAAGACGACGACATCCGGTAAGCTGGCGAAGTTGCTGCAAAAGCAAAATCATCGCCCATTGCTTGTAGCTGGTGATATATATAGACCGGCTGCGATCAAGCAGCTACAGGTACTTGGTGAGCAGATCAACGCTCCTGTATTTACGCTTGGTGATCAGACAAGCCCGGTGGAGATTGCAAAGCAGGGCTTACAGCATGCCAAGGATAACGGTAATGACTACGTTATTATAGATACTGCCGGTCGTCTTCACGTGGATGAAGAGCTAATGGAAGAGTTGCGCCAGATTCATGCGAATGTGAATCCTGACGAAGTTCTGCTGGTTGTTGACAGCATGACAGGTCAGGATGCGGTAAACGTCGCGGAGCACTTTAACACTAGCTTGGAGTTAACAGGGGTTGTACTAACGAAGCTGGACGGCGATACCCGCGGTGGTGCGGCCTTGTCGGTTAAGGCTGTGACCGGATGCCCGATCAAGTTCGCTTCATTGGGTGAAAAGCTGGATGCGATGGAGCCGTTTCATCCGGAACGAATGGCTTCACGGATTTTGGGTATGGGCGACATGTTGTCCCTGATTGAAAAAGCGCAATCCAATATCGACGCTGATAAGGCGAAGGAAATGGAACGGAAAATGCGCAATGCTGAATTTACCTTCGAAGATTTTCTAGAGCAGATGGATCAAGTTAAAAAGCTTGGCCCGATCGACCAGATTCTCGATATGATTCCCGGCATGGGCAACATGAAGCAAATGAAAGACGTCAAAGTGGATGACAAGCAGATGGGCCGGATTGAGGCTATCGTTCATTCCATGACCACACAAGAAAAGCAAAACCCGGACATGATTAATCATAGCCGTCGCAAACGGATTGCTGTAGGCAGTGGAACATCACTTGCTGAGGTAAACCGCTTGATCAAGCAATTTGATGAAATGCGGCGCATGATGAAGCAATTCTCAGATATGATGGGACCCAAGGGTGGCAAAAACAAAGCCCTGAAGCAGTTGAAGGGTATGGGTAAAGGGTTGAAGTTTCCTTTCCGTTAA
- a CDS encoding KH domain-containing protein codes for MEELVIIIAKALVDHPEDVTVKTLEKDRLVVYELSVHPEDVGKIIGKQGRIAKALRTVVASAAVKMDKRVTVDIIS; via the coding sequence ATGGAAGAATTAGTAATAATCATTGCTAAGGCTTTAGTCGATCATCCGGAAGATGTAACCGTGAAGACCTTGGAGAAGGATCGGCTTGTCGTATATGAGCTTAGCGTGCATCCTGAGGATGTAGGTAAAATCATTGGCAAGCAGGGTCGTATCGCCAAGGCGCTTCGCACTGTGGTTGCATCAGCAGCCGTTAAGATGGATAAACGGGTTACCGTAGACATCATATCTTAA